Proteins co-encoded in one Rattus rattus isolate New Zealand chromosome 5, Rrattus_CSIRO_v1, whole genome shotgun sequence genomic window:
- the Rad51 gene encoding DNA repair protein RAD51 homolog 1 — MAMQMQLEANADTSVEEESFGPQPISRLEQCGINANDVKKLEEAGYHTVEAVAYAPKKELINIKGISEAKADKILAEAAKLVPMGFTTATEFHQRRSEIIQITTGSKELDKLLQGGIETGSITEMFGEFRTGKTQICHTLAVTCQLPIDRGGGEGKAMYIDTEGTFRPERLLAVAERYGLSGSDVLDNVAYARGFNTDHQTQLLYQASAMMVESRYALLIVDSATALYRTDYSGRGELSARQMHLARFLRMLLRLADEFGVAVVITNQVVAQVDGAAMFAADPKKPIGGNIIAHASTTRLYLRKGRGETRICKIYDSPCLPEAEAMFAINADGVGDARD; from the exons CAATGTGGCATAAATGCCAATGATGTGAAGAAATTAGAAGAAGCTGGTTACCACACGGTGGAGGCTGTTGCTTATGCACCAAAGAAGGAACTGATAAATATTAAAGGAATTAGTGAAGCCAAAGCTGACAAAATCCTG GCTGAGGCAGCGAAATTAGTTCCAATGGGTTTCACCACTGCAACCGAATTTCACCAACGCCGGTCAGAAATCATCCAGATTACTACTGGCTCCAAAGAGCTGGACAAACTACTTCAAG GTGGAATTGAGACTGGGTCTATCACAGAGATGTTTGGAGAATTCCGAACTGGGAAGACACAGATCTGTCATACATTGGCTGTAACATGCCAG CTCCCCATTGACCGAGGTGGAGGTGAAGGGAAGGCAATGTACATTGACACCGAGGGCACCTTTAGGCCGGAGCGGCTGCTGGCGGTAGCTGAGAG ATACGGCCTCTCTGGAAGTGACGTCCTCGATAATGTAGCATACGCTCGAGGGTTCAACACAGACCACCAGACCCAGCTCCTTTACCAAGCGTCAGCCATGATGGTAGAATCCAG GTATGCACTGCTTATTGTAGACAGTGCTACTGCCCTTTACAGAACAGACTACTCAGGTCGGGGAGAGCTTTCAGCCAGGCAAATGCATTTGGCCAGATTTCTAAGGATGCTGCTTCGACTTGCTGATGAG TTTGGTGTAGCAGTGGTAATCACCAACCAGGTGGTAGCCCAAGTGGATGGAGCAGCCATGTTTGCTGCAGATCCGAAAAAACCCATTGGAGGAAACATCATCGCTCATGCATCAACCACCAG GCTATacctgaggaaaggaagaggggaaaccagaatCTGCAAAATCTACGACTCTCCCTGTCTTCCTGAAGCTGAAGCTATGTTTGCCATTAATGCAGATGGCGTGGGAGATgccagagactga